Proteins from a genomic interval of Enterococcus faecium:
- a CDS encoding NAD(P)/FAD-dependent oxidoreductase, which translates to MNIVIVGGSFAGIHAAIYLRQLMPTSEIYLIEKQSKLGWIPSGFNLILKGKVTSEKQLSWITKEELTDRYRIHVYTEKTVIGLKEKKVVLAGGKKLDFDRLILATGSNQKFRNISAESTLIHPVKKIQNVTALQQKIMNAKKIAIIGAGQAGIEIAEGLASRKKQIHLYESRKSILFRYLDPEMTEPLVKEMKNQGLSLFLEEQVVSLTENETAIVETEKRKENYDLVLLANHSRPDNQMWEEQLTLNDDGTIWVDDYLQTSQKDVYAIGDAIQVTFRPTNEKMYVSLVNNAVRTARNVSKTISGSQTKDQGTYRPVGNQWFGYFLGSVGLTEEESIFYPQKIETGYVDYKLTAINQSKVKLKFLFDSEKKILGAQLQSKKEMFHLLDQLTIAVEEGWTFEQLEEHELFFQPEYRVPDMVWSKVANTAYED; encoded by the coding sequence ATGAACATTGTAATTGTCGGCGGGTCGTTTGCAGGGATTCATGCGGCTATTTATCTTCGCCAATTGATGCCAACAAGTGAAATATATTTGATTGAAAAGCAATCGAAGTTAGGATGGATTCCCAGCGGGTTCAATTTGATATTAAAAGGAAAGGTTACCAGTGAAAAACAACTTTCTTGGATCACGAAAGAAGAACTGACTGACCGCTATCGAATCCATGTTTACACAGAAAAGACAGTAATAGGATTGAAAGAAAAAAAAGTCGTTTTAGCAGGAGGAAAAAAATTGGATTTTGATCGTTTGATTCTAGCAACTGGTTCAAATCAAAAGTTTCGAAATATTTCTGCAGAATCAACGCTTATTCACCCAGTTAAAAAGATACAAAACGTAACGGCTCTTCAGCAAAAGATCATGAATGCAAAGAAAATTGCAATTATTGGTGCAGGACAAGCAGGAATCGAAATAGCTGAAGGGTTGGCATCAAGAAAAAAACAAATCCATCTTTACGAAAGCCGAAAGTCAATTCTTTTTCGTTATCTAGATCCTGAAATGACAGAACCGTTAGTAAAGGAAATGAAAAATCAAGGGCTTTCACTTTTTTTAGAAGAACAAGTTGTGTCTTTGACCGAAAATGAAACCGCTATTGTAGAGACGGAAAAAAGAAAGGAGAACTATGATCTTGTTTTGCTGGCTAATCATTCTCGCCCCGACAATCAGATGTGGGAAGAACAATTAACATTGAATGATGATGGAACGATCTGGGTAGATGACTACTTGCAAACGTCTCAAAAAGACGTTTATGCGATTGGCGATGCGATCCAAGTAACTTTTCGTCCAACAAATGAAAAAATGTATGTTTCTCTAGTAAATAACGCTGTCCGTACAGCACGAAATGTCAGCAAGACAATTAGTGGCTCACAGACAAAGGATCAGGGAACCTATCGTCCAGTCGGCAATCAGTGGTTTGGCTATTTCTTAGGAAGCGTAGGTTTGACAGAAGAAGAGAGCATTTTTTATCCCCAAAAAATTGAAACAGGATACGTAGACTACAAGCTTACAGCAATAAATCAAAGCAAAGTTAAACTCAAATTTCTATTTGATTCTGAAAAAAAGATTCTTGGAGCACAGCTCCAAAGCAAAAAAGAGATGTTCCACCTTCTTGACCAACTGACAATTGCAGTAGAAGAAGGATGGACGTTTGAACAGTTAGAAGAACATGAGCTATTTTTCCAGCCAGAATACCGTGTGCCAGATATGGTGTGGTCAAAGGTGGCGAATACTGCCTATGAAGATTGA
- a CDS encoding helix-turn-helix domain-containing protein: MKIEALLERKEQLQILILRNLVLQGGTASINGLREHVQLSKASFDQYLEDIELIGRMMEKKVEVQRNEYQALLVLDEDVSLEKILLFLLQESLKFKMLVYLLEHQQVSIVRLATAFNISESSVFRKIKELNQLLEEFGLQIKNGQLYGEELQIRYFYYELFQYIPEDQRPLFLQNTPEKRPFILGLDRVLETTFTASAEAQIACWLGITKKRLLNEKSTYATLKEKKLLYQSDRLYQAIDPIIVMHLSRTAAELNVYETMMFYSFFVSFSIVDEEIFYQYDLTRSKKLPTAVLDTYIRETMLWHYRPRRLKIKEEKAVGYQISQINNEWFFFVGKIEVYERDRLLEQQQKMLGHSLTQLLAKLQETAVQQLPRKRAEDSELSYLMIQYANVLLMIDFYIAKPVVIGIDLESLPIYRIAFQQYLIRELRGIGGIEIGSYEEGKEYDLVITFCQRNKKQCEYYLSEFASPYDIIRLKRRIETLKKEKN; the protein is encoded by the coding sequence ATGAAGATTGAAGCATTATTAGAAAGAAAAGAGCAGTTACAGATCCTGATTTTGCGAAACCTTGTTCTGCAAGGGGGAACAGCCTCTATCAATGGTTTGAGAGAGCATGTCCAACTGTCAAAAGCCTCGTTTGATCAATATTTGGAAGATATTGAATTGATTGGCCGAATGATGGAAAAAAAAGTAGAAGTACAGCGAAATGAGTATCAGGCGCTGCTTGTGTTGGACGAAGATGTAAGTTTGGAAAAAATTCTATTGTTTTTATTGCAGGAAAGCTTGAAGTTTAAGATGCTCGTCTATTTATTAGAACATCAGCAAGTATCCATCGTTCGATTAGCGACAGCGTTTAATATCAGTGAGTCTTCTGTTTTTCGAAAGATCAAAGAATTGAACCAGCTCTTAGAGGAATTTGGATTACAAATCAAAAACGGTCAATTATACGGAGAAGAGCTACAGATACGATATTTTTATTATGAACTATTCCAATATATCCCGGAAGATCAGCGACCGCTTTTTTTGCAAAATACACCAGAAAAAAGACCGTTCATTCTAGGATTGGACCGTGTATTAGAAACAACGTTTACGGCATCAGCAGAAGCACAGATTGCTTGCTGGCTCGGGATTACGAAAAAAAGACTATTGAATGAAAAAAGTACGTACGCAACTTTGAAAGAAAAGAAATTACTCTATCAGTCGGACCGGCTTTATCAAGCAATCGATCCAATCATCGTGATGCATCTTAGTCGAACAGCAGCAGAACTGAATGTATACGAAACAATGATGTTTTACAGCTTTTTTGTTTCTTTTTCGATAGTAGACGAAGAAATATTTTATCAGTATGATTTGACACGGAGCAAAAAGTTACCAACCGCTGTTTTAGATACTTACATTCGGGAAACGATGTTATGGCATTATCGTCCTCGTCGTTTGAAAATCAAAGAAGAAAAGGCAGTAGGCTACCAAATTTCCCAGATCAACAATGAATGGTTTTTCTTTGTTGGAAAGATCGAAGTCTATGAGCGTGATCGGCTTTTGGAACAGCAGCAGAAAATGCTCGGGCATTCCTTAACACAGTTACTGGCGAAATTACAGGAAACAGCGGTGCAGCAATTGCCGAGGAAAAGAGCTGAAGATAGTGAGCTTAGTTACCTGATGATCCAGTATGCCAATGTTCTTTTGATGATCGATTTTTATATTGCAAAACCAGTAGTGATTGGAATCGATTTAGAAAGTCTGCCGATTTATCGTATTGCTTTTCAACAATATCTGATCAGAGAACTGAGGGGAATCGGCGGTATTGAGATTGGAAGTTATGAAGAAGGTAAAGAATATGATTTGGTGATCACATTTTGCCAGAGAAACAAAAAACAGTGTGAATATTATCTGTCAGAATTTGCGTCACCTTACGACATTATTCGATTGAAAAGAAGAATAGAGACGCTGAAAAAAGAAAAGAATTGA
- a CDS encoding type 1 glutamine amidotransferase domain-containing protein: protein MKVLIVLTNVEKYEKIERPTGLWLSELTHFYDVLVKNGIDADFVSPKGGYVPLEPQSVLNMDEIDWAYYEDEDFRNRALGNTLRPDDVDANDYAAVYYAGGHGTMWDFPEAIDLGKVASQIYRNEGLVSAVCHGVVGLLPVTDESGKSILAGRTVTGFSNEEEEANGTTNEVPFLAEDALKEKGANYQSGAAFSEVVQIDGRLLTGQNPQSAHQLGEAVVEALKN from the coding sequence ATGAAAGTATTGATCGTATTAACAAATGTAGAAAAGTACGAAAAGATCGAGCGTCCTACAGGTTTGTGGTTAAGTGAACTGACTCATTTTTATGATGTATTAGTAAAAAATGGGATCGATGCAGATTTTGTCAGTCCTAAAGGCGGATATGTACCTTTAGAACCGCAAAGTGTTTTGAATATGGATGAAATCGATTGGGCCTATTATGAAGATGAAGATTTCAGAAATCGGGCCTTGGGAAATACCTTACGTCCTGATGATGTGGATGCAAATGATTATGCAGCGGTTTATTATGCTGGTGGCCACGGAACAATGTGGGATTTTCCAGAAGCAATAGATCTTGGGAAAGTCGCTTCACAAATCTATCGAAATGAAGGGCTGGTCTCAGCTGTTTGTCACGGTGTTGTAGGATTGTTGCCAGTTACAGATGAGTCTGGAAAATCTATTTTAGCTGGACGTACAGTGACTGGGTTCAGTAATGAAGAAGAGGAAGCAAATGGTACAACGAATGAAGTACCATTCTTAGCAGAAGATGCTTTGAAAGAAAAAGGAGCAAACTATCAGTCTGGAGCAGCTTTTTCAGAAGTGGTTCAAATTGATGGGCGGCTTCTTACAGGGCAAAATCCTCAATCTGCTCATCAATTAGGCGAAGCAGTTGTTGAAGCATTAAAGAATTAA
- a CDS encoding glycoside hydrolase family 1 protein, with protein MKKFPEGFLWGGATAANQCEGAWDVDEKGLSVSDVYTFDSDLPKEKWTDQWHMMTHQQVKAAQDPNSKYYYPKRHGNDFYHHFKEDIRLFAEMGFKCYRMSIAWTRIFPHGDEETPNEAGLFFYDQVFDECLKYGIEPVVSLSHYEMPLYLVTEYGGWPNRKLIQFYVRFAETVFKRYKNKVKYWMTFNEINCVKHHPFVSVGVIEENHPHLEQAKYQGAHHQFIASALATKACHEIIKGSQVGCMISYQLLVPYSCDPDDIQKTIEQQRTSLFFSDVQARGYYPAYTQRMFEEKGVNLKIEVGDEEILAAYPVDFVSFSYYMSSAVSAHPENWEGVQGNLITGGIKNPYLPSSEWGWQIDPKGLRIALNQLYDRYQKPLFIAENGLGAIDKVEEDGTVQDDYRIDYLKQHIEQMKEAIKDGVDLFGYTSWGCIDIVSASTSQMSKRYGYIYVDQDDEGNGTKKRLKKKSFDWYRQVIQSNGEIL; from the coding sequence ATGAAAAAATTTCCAGAAGGATTTTTATGGGGCGGAGCGACAGCGGCCAATCAATGTGAAGGTGCATGGGATGTAGATGAAAAAGGATTATCTGTGTCTGATGTGTATACATTCGACAGCGATTTACCTAAAGAAAAATGGACAGATCAATGGCATATGATGACGCATCAGCAAGTAAAAGCGGCGCAGGATCCCAACAGCAAGTATTATTATCCTAAAAGACACGGAAATGATTTCTATCATCACTTTAAAGAAGACATCCGTTTATTTGCTGAAATGGGTTTTAAATGCTATCGGATGTCTATCGCATGGACAAGAATTTTTCCTCATGGTGATGAAGAAACACCCAATGAAGCGGGATTATTTTTTTATGATCAAGTGTTTGACGAATGTCTAAAATATGGGATTGAGCCAGTCGTTTCTCTTTCCCATTATGAAATGCCGTTATATTTGGTTACAGAATATGGTGGATGGCCTAATCGAAAGCTTATTCAGTTTTACGTTCGTTTCGCTGAAACAGTATTCAAACGCTATAAAAATAAAGTAAAATATTGGATGACTTTCAATGAGATCAACTGTGTAAAACATCACCCTTTTGTTAGCGTAGGAGTAATTGAAGAAAACCATCCCCATTTGGAACAAGCGAAATACCAAGGTGCACACCATCAGTTTATAGCAAGTGCTTTAGCTACAAAAGCTTGTCATGAAATTATCAAAGGTTCACAAGTCGGTTGTATGATCAGCTATCAGCTTCTTGTTCCGTATTCTTGTGATCCGGATGATATTCAAAAAACAATTGAGCAGCAAAGAACTTCTTTGTTCTTTAGTGATGTTCAAGCAAGAGGATATTATCCAGCGTATACGCAACGAATGTTTGAAGAAAAAGGTGTCAACTTAAAAATAGAAGTAGGTGATGAAGAAATCTTAGCAGCCTACCCTGTTGATTTTGTTTCTTTTAGCTACTACATGTCTAGTGCAGTCAGTGCTCATCCAGAAAATTGGGAAGGGGTCCAAGGAAACTTAATAACTGGAGGAATTAAAAATCCGTATCTTCCATCAAGTGAATGGGGCTGGCAGATTGATCCTAAGGGTTTGAGAATTGCTTTGAATCAATTATATGATAGGTATCAAAAACCACTGTTCATAGCTGAAAACGGACTCGGAGCTATAGACAAAGTAGAAGAAGATGGAACCGTTCAAGACGATTACCGCATTGACTATTTGAAACAGCATATTGAGCAGATGAAGGAAGCTATCAAAGATGGAGTAGATTTATTTGGTTATACGTCGTGGGGCTGCATTGATATCGTCAGCGCTTCTACTTCACAAATGTCAAAACGTTATGGATATATCTATGTTGATCAAGATGACGAAGGGAATGGCACAAAGAAACGGTTAAAGAAAAAATCATTTGATTGGTACAGACAAGTCATCCAATCAAATGGCGAAATCCTATAA
- a CDS encoding beta-glucoside-specific PTS transporter subunit IIABC, with the protein MEKPFSKNYTYLVRRIATALINKGEVKMDYSQLAKDIVRFVGGEENVSNVYHCATRLRFTLKDNKKADKEKVEQLEGVITVVEAGGMFQVVVGNAVNEVYDVLSKQMKLEDDASSGKRGTEKKGILNSFIDMIAAVFAPTLGVLAGSGLIKGVLALCTSLNLLTTESGTYIILNAAADAFFYFLPIFLAYTAAKKFNTDRFIAMVIAAALVYPTIVSAYSDSITLRFLGMPVILARYTSTVIPAILAVWVLSYIEPKIRKSLHESIRNLLTPFICIIVMVPITLLVVGPIADYASQLIAAGYLAVYNFSPVLSGAVIGGFWQVLVIFGLHWGLVPVMTNNLSFYGRDTLGPACMTAVAAQAGAVLGVFLKTKNKKVKSLSLSAFITALFGITEPAVYGVTLKYKRPFYIACICGAIFGGVAGAAGAGALAVATRSILSFPIYIGEGFVWLVASYFLAMISSCMLTFLFGYKDEIEEESSKDIVLSTPAAGEIIDLSEVNDPTFASGSLGEGFAIIPTDGKIYSPVNGEVSTVFPTKHAIGVVSEEGAEILIHIGIDTVNLNGKYFQSAVSDGKKVRKGDLLMEVDLQELIKEGYDPTTMVIVTNSSRFKNIITSHKKNNQTRKLASLGGSI; encoded by the coding sequence ATGGAGAAACCGTTTTCTAAGAACTATACTTATCTTGTAAGAAGGATTGCTACGGCATTAATTAACAAGGGGGAAGTAAAAATGGACTATTCACAATTAGCGAAAGATATTGTCCGATTTGTCGGAGGCGAAGAAAATGTCAGCAATGTTTACCATTGTGCAACAAGGTTACGCTTTACCCTAAAAGATAATAAGAAGGCAGATAAGGAGAAGGTAGAGCAACTAGAAGGTGTGATCACTGTAGTCGAAGCTGGAGGAATGTTTCAAGTCGTAGTAGGAAATGCAGTAAATGAAGTGTATGACGTATTATCCAAACAAATGAAACTAGAAGATGATGCATCTAGTGGAAAGAGAGGAACTGAGAAAAAAGGCATTTTAAACTCTTTTATAGACATGATCGCCGCTGTTTTTGCCCCGACTTTAGGCGTCTTGGCAGGAAGTGGTTTGATCAAAGGAGTACTCGCCTTATGTACGAGTTTGAATTTATTAACTACTGAATCAGGAACTTATATCATTTTGAATGCAGCAGCTGATGCATTTTTCTATTTCTTGCCTATATTTTTGGCATATACTGCTGCAAAAAAGTTCAATACAGATCGTTTCATCGCTATGGTTATTGCAGCAGCTCTCGTTTATCCTACGATTGTCAGTGCATATAGTGATAGCATAACCTTGCGATTTCTAGGGATGCCCGTGATTCTAGCAAGGTATACAAGTACGGTTATTCCAGCAATTTTAGCTGTATGGGTTCTTTCTTATATTGAGCCTAAGATTCGCAAAAGCTTGCACGAAAGTATTCGAAATTTATTGACACCATTCATTTGTATCATCGTGATGGTCCCAATTACTTTATTAGTTGTAGGTCCAATTGCAGATTATGCAAGTCAGCTGATTGCAGCTGGATATTTAGCTGTTTATAACTTTAGCCCTGTTTTATCTGGTGCTGTTATCGGCGGATTTTGGCAAGTGTTAGTGATTTTTGGGTTACATTGGGGACTTGTACCAGTAATGACCAACAATCTTTCTTTCTACGGTCGTGATACGCTAGGTCCAGCATGTATGACTGCCGTAGCTGCGCAAGCAGGAGCAGTACTTGGGGTATTTTTGAAAACGAAAAATAAGAAAGTAAAAAGTTTATCTTTATCTGCATTTATCACAGCATTATTTGGAATCACTGAACCTGCTGTTTATGGTGTGACTCTTAAATATAAACGACCATTTTACATTGCTTGTATATGTGGAGCTATATTTGGTGGAGTAGCTGGTGCCGCAGGAGCCGGTGCTTTGGCAGTTGCTACAAGAAGTATTTTGTCTTTCCCGATTTATATTGGTGAAGGATTTGTTTGGCTAGTTGCTAGTTATTTCTTAGCGATGATCAGTTCCTGTATGCTAACTTTTCTTTTCGGCTACAAGGATGAAATCGAAGAAGAATCCTCAAAGGATATAGTGTTAAGTACTCCTGCAGCAGGTGAAATAATTGATTTATCTGAAGTAAACGATCCAACATTTGCTAGTGGATCTTTAGGAGAAGGGTTTGCGATCATTCCAACGGACGGAAAAATCTACAGTCCTGTAAACGGGGAAGTTTCAACAGTTTTTCCAACGAAACATGCAATTGGGGTAGTCAGTGAAGAAGGAGCAGAGATACTGATCCATATCGGTATTGATACAGTGAATTTAAATGGCAAATACTTTCAAAGTGCAGTATCTGATGGAAAAAAAGTACGTAAAGGCGATTTATTGATGGAAGTAGATTTGCAAGAATTAATCAAAGAGGGATATGATCCGACCACAATGGTTATTGTTACAAATAGTAGTAGATTCAAAAATATCATTACTAGTCATAAGAAAAATAATCAAACAAGAAAACTAGCAAGTTTAGGGGGATCGATATGA
- a CDS encoding MarR family winged helix-turn-helix transcriptional regulator: MEKPIEKALDECLFFSVKKLDRMLNKLADEAFRRTGLAPTYGFILLILKEKDGIPQKDIAQMLYSAPSTIARFVEKLEYKGYVKTVSEGRLSLVYLTEQGRQFAKEVDGSWEELHQSYKAVLGNEASKELAQTMNDATDKLQKK, from the coding sequence ATGGAAAAGCCAATTGAAAAAGCGTTAGATGAATGTCTTTTCTTTAGCGTGAAAAAGCTAGATCGCATGTTGAATAAATTAGCTGATGAAGCGTTTAGAAGGACAGGTCTGGCACCAACTTATGGTTTTATTTTATTGATATTAAAAGAAAAAGATGGAATACCACAAAAAGATATTGCACAAATGCTCTATTCCGCCCCATCAACGATTGCTCGTTTTGTTGAAAAATTAGAATATAAAGGATACGTCAAAACAGTTAGCGAAGGTCGCTTGTCATTAGTTTATCTTACAGAACAAGGACGCCAATTTGCTAAGGAAGTCGATGGTAGCTGGGAAGAACTTCATCAGTCATACAAAGCAGTTTTGGGAAATGAAGCAAGTAAAGAATTAGCCCAGACAATGAATGATGCAACAGATAAGTTACAAAAAAAATAA
- a CDS encoding HTH domain-containing protein, with amino-acid sequence MFITKRRCKQMDLNKRQLQILVVLRNKNHWITSEELAEALGTNKKTIQTEIKNMLAIYEKKIIIQSNKRSGYFLESIESETKQQIIQEVTKHKIYSSMDFRASTIVTYLLFQKGYVSMQKIADIFFLSKTAVSLQIKTILRWIERNPKLELEVSSTKGLKIIAEENSKRIFLSLVGTETVIQHARLPQQISTIFSNIMPTVQKTLKEVLISYNYIVSGEDFIRFSRYLVLTILRREELLEKTNRYTLFIPMVETLTKKLSSELPYSFSNQEKQAIENRLLELNYLMINDEKNKEIEKNLRAFEQTIIRFLDLPVSLLFHETEFLLTHIKQMKTRMDAGHNTMNHFVQKIISRYPLEIYLIRRFFPIHFQLRPNLAESAYFVLYLAEALNPFRKQGEILIVSNQPISILNTLKKQIQQSMNMWIKECRIEPVYLFKNQSNKITEYDAILTTEQELIFEWDDLIYLPSVLDEFESWEIYQILREKLTIVEEKKKTKLLDHYYKEENQIKIHKKIDSIQQLISPSSDLVMLPLNAETLLCCLIKSQVETKITEYQLEIPLIHQQRKIKRVFFVSFDYKRNDILVFFQAVSDLLG; translated from the coding sequence ATGTTTATAACAAAGAGGAGGTGTAAGCAAATGGACTTAAATAAACGACAACTCCAAATTCTTGTAGTATTAAGAAATAAGAATCATTGGATAACAAGCGAAGAATTAGCTGAAGCTTTAGGTACCAACAAGAAAACGATCCAAACTGAAATCAAAAATATGCTTGCTATCTACGAGAAGAAAATCATTATCCAGTCAAATAAACGTTCAGGTTATTTTTTAGAATCAATTGAATCTGAAACTAAACAGCAAATCATACAAGAGGTGACGAAACATAAAATCTATTCCAGCATGGATTTCCGAGCTTCAACTATTGTGACGTACTTATTGTTTCAAAAAGGGTATGTCAGTATGCAAAAGATAGCAGACATTTTCTTTCTTTCAAAAACAGCCGTATCATTACAAATAAAAACGATTTTGCGTTGGATCGAGCGCAATCCTAAATTAGAACTGGAAGTTTCGTCGACAAAAGGACTAAAAATCATTGCTGAAGAAAATTCAAAAAGAATTTTCTTATCTCTTGTTGGAACAGAAACGGTGATCCAACACGCAAGGTTGCCTCAACAAATCAGTACAATTTTTTCCAATATCATGCCGACTGTCCAAAAGACATTAAAAGAGGTTCTTATATCATATAATTATATTGTTTCAGGAGAGGACTTCATACGATTTTCTCGGTATCTCGTTTTGACCATTCTTCGAAGAGAAGAACTTTTAGAAAAAACAAACAGGTATACATTATTTATTCCGATGGTAGAGACCCTCACAAAAAAGTTATCATCAGAACTACCCTATTCTTTTTCCAATCAAGAAAAACAAGCAATTGAAAATCGACTATTAGAGTTAAATTATTTGATGATTAATGATGAAAAAAACAAAGAAATAGAGAAGAATCTAAGAGCATTTGAGCAAACGATTATTCGTTTTTTAGATCTTCCTGTTTCGTTATTGTTCCATGAAACAGAATTTTTGCTAACCCATATCAAACAAATGAAAACGAGGATGGATGCCGGACATAATACCATGAATCATTTTGTACAAAAGATCATCTCCCGTTATCCTTTAGAAATTTATTTAATTCGGCGTTTCTTCCCAATACATTTTCAATTACGTCCCAATTTAGCTGAAAGCGCTTATTTTGTTTTGTATCTTGCCGAAGCGTTGAATCCTTTTCGAAAACAAGGGGAGATACTGATTGTTAGTAACCAGCCAATTAGTATTTTGAATACACTAAAAAAACAGATTCAACAAAGTATGAACATGTGGATCAAAGAATGCCGGATAGAACCAGTGTATCTTTTCAAAAATCAATCAAACAAAATAACGGAATATGATGCAATTTTGACTACTGAGCAAGAGCTTATTTTTGAGTGGGATGATTTGATTTATCTACCTAGTGTTCTAGATGAGTTTGAATCTTGGGAGATTTATCAGATTTTGCGTGAAAAGCTGACCATAGTTGAAGAAAAAAAGAAAACAAAACTGCTTGATCATTACTACAAAGAAGAAAATCAAATAAAAATCCATAAAAAGATAGATTCCATTCAGCAACTAATCTCTCCTAGTTCTGACCTAGTTATGCTTCCGTTAAATGCCGAGACTTTGTTGTGCTGTCTTATCAAAAGCCAAGTAGAAACAAAAATCACAGAGTATCAGCTTGAGATACCACTTATACATCAGCAAAGGAAGATCAAGCGTGTTTTTTTTGTCTCCTTTGACTATAAGAGAAACGATATACTTGTTTTCTTTCAAGCAGTGAGTGATTTGCTCGGCTAA
- a CDS encoding NADH-dependent flavin oxidoreductase, with amino-acid sequence MSQFDQSITLPSGVQLKNRLMLSPMTTQLSFFNGVITEDEITYYKQRSKGLGAVITGAANVQDIGKGWPGELSIAHDEMIPRLSELAKAIQGEGAKAIIQIFHGGRMTSRATLSGEQPVSASAVAAKRPDAETPRAMSEEEIVETIQAFGKATRRAIESGFDGIELHGANTYLIQQFFSPHSNRREDQWGGSLENRYRFIEELLTTVFSAVEQYAKKPFIVGYRFSPEEYETPGIRFEDTIWLLERLRESKLDYLHVSLNMYDRIARSDKYNDKSILEVVHNTIQGKIPLVGVGGIRNREDVEQVLKYAELAAIGQQMIVDPDWAEKLLENREDEFVTKPFEEAYKELYLPSPLYNFLKARYQ; translated from the coding sequence ATGTCACAATTTGATCAATCAATTACTTTACCTTCAGGAGTTCAATTGAAGAACCGATTGATGCTGTCGCCTATGACGACACAACTCAGCTTTTTCAATGGAGTGATCACCGAAGATGAGATCACTTATTATAAACAACGTTCTAAAGGTCTTGGTGCTGTTATTACTGGTGCTGCAAATGTCCAAGATATCGGAAAAGGCTGGCCAGGTGAACTCAGCATCGCTCATGATGAAATGATTCCTCGATTAAGTGAGCTAGCGAAAGCAATCCAAGGAGAAGGCGCAAAAGCGATTATTCAGATTTTCCACGGTGGACGAATGACAAGTCGAGCAACTTTATCTGGAGAACAGCCTGTATCTGCAAGTGCAGTTGCAGCAAAACGTCCTGATGCGGAAACACCACGAGCAATGAGTGAAGAAGAAATCGTTGAAACAATCCAAGCATTTGGCAAAGCCACACGTAGAGCGATTGAATCAGGATTTGATGGAATCGAGTTGCATGGAGCAAATACGTATTTGATCCAACAATTTTTCTCTCCGCATTCGAATAGACGAGAGGATCAATGGGGCGGTAGCTTGGAAAATCGTTATCGTTTTATTGAAGAATTATTAACAACGGTTTTCTCAGCGGTTGAACAATATGCTAAAAAACCATTCATCGTAGGGTATCGTTTCTCACCAGAAGAATATGAAACACCAGGTATCCGTTTTGAAGACACGATCTGGCTTCTTGAACGATTACGTGAGTCAAAACTAGATTATCTGCATGTTTCATTAAATATGTATGATCGAATAGCTCGTTCTGATAAATACAACGATAAATCGATTCTTGAAGTGGTCCATAACACGATTCAAGGAAAGATCCCTTTAGTTGGTGTCGGTGGGATCCGCAATCGCGAAGATGTAGAGCAGGTATTGAAATATGCAGAACTTGCAGCAATTGGACAGCAAATGATCGTCGATCCTGACTGGGCAGAGAAATTATTGGAAAACCGTGAGGATGAATTTGTAACGAAACCTTTTGAAGAAGCATATAAAGAGCTTTATTTGCCAAGCCCATTATATAATTTCTTGAAAGCACGTTATCAATAA